The Tindallia californiensis genome window below encodes:
- a CDS encoding class I SAM-dependent methyltransferase — protein MTKTEKERAFFNEKAATWDQQVVHNPEKISAILDTIGIQKGDRILDVGCGTGVLTPYLLEKLQGEGWILAMDLAEEMIKRAKEKYSDPQIEYRRGNVLEDLEDETFHHIICYSMFPHFENKEEAIHQMKKHLKEKGTLTIAHSNSREEINGVHKKQAATIVAEDRLPSEETLTAFGKEVGLEKEHVIDSSEYFVVMLRNTE, from the coding sequence AGAAAGAGCTTTTTTTAATGAAAAAGCGGCTACCTGGGATCAACAGGTGGTTCATAATCCTGAAAAAATTTCTGCCATTCTTGATACCATAGGCATTCAAAAAGGAGATAGAATATTAGACGTGGGATGTGGTACAGGGGTTCTAACACCATATCTTTTGGAGAAACTGCAAGGGGAAGGATGGATTCTTGCTATGGATCTGGCGGAAGAAATGATAAAAAGAGCAAAAGAGAAATATTCAGATCCACAGATAGAATACCGAAGAGGAAATGTGCTGGAAGACCTGGAAGACGAAACCTTTCATCATATTATCTGTTACTCCATGTTCCCTCATTTTGAGAACAAAGAAGAAGCGATCCATCAGATGAAGAAGCACCTTAAAGAAAAAGGAACCCTTACCATTGCGCATAGTAACAGCCGGGAAGAAATTAACGGCGTCCATAAAAAACAGGCCGCGACCATCGTGGCAGAAGATCGACTTCCTTCAGAAGAAACATTGACTGCTTTCGGGAAAGAAGTTGGCTTAGAAAAAGAACATGTTATTGACTCCTCCGAGTACTTCGTGGTGATGCTACGTAATACGGAGTAA